Genomic segment of Sodaliphilus pleomorphus:
AGCTCTCGTCGACGGTCATCTGCACGCTGTCGAGCAGCACGCCGTCGGCAGGTATTTTCTCGCCGGCATCGAGCAGCACCACATCGCCCACCACAATGTCGCGGCGGGGCACCTGGGTGATTTTGCCCTCGCGCATGACCTTGACAGGGGTGTCGTCGTGCATCTTGTTGAGAATGTCAAATTTCTTGTTGGCGTTTACCTCTACAAGAAAACCCACCACCGTGGCCAGCATGATGGCCAGGAATATGCCCAGGGGCTCGAGCAGCACGTCGGCGGACTGGTGCAGGCATAGCAGCTCGTAGACCGATATGCCTATCGAGAGCAGCAGGGCCACGAGCAGTATCTTGATGAGCGGGTCGTTGAAGGTGGCAATAAACTGCACGAGCAACGACTTGCGCGGCGGTGGCGTGAGCACGTTGGTGCCGTGTTGCTTGCGGCTCTGTTGCACTTGTTGGCTGTTGAGGCCGGTGATGTGGTGTGGTGTTGACATTCTTTATTTTGTTAGTTTCGTGTTATCGGTTGAATTGCAGCCGCTGGCCGCGGCAGTGCTCGTTCACTTTGCCGTCGGCATAGGCTACCTGGCCGTTGACGATGGTCATCTTCACCCGGTGCTGCACTTGCATCCCGTTGAGCGGGGTCCAGTGGCATTTCGAAATCACGCTCTCGTCGGTGATGGTCCACGGCTCTGGCGCCACGATGGCCAGGTCGGCCTTGCAGCCCCGCCGCAGGTAGCCCCGTCCCTCGATGTGGTAGAGGCTGGCTGGCCCGTGGCACATGCGTGCCACCACCAGCTCGGGCCTGAAGAGCGTGAGCATGGCCACCAGCGAAAATTGCACCATGGGCATTCCCGAGGCTGCCTTCAGGCAGCCGCCCTGCTTCTCGGCGGGCAAGTGCGGGGCATGGTCGGTGCCTATGACTTGCAGGCGGCCCTCGATCACGGCTTGGCGCAGCGCCTCGCGGTCGGCAGCCGTCTTCACTGCCGGGTTGCACTTGATGCGGTTGCCCAGTCGCGCATAGTCGTCGTCGCTGAAGAGCAGGTGGGCCACAGTGGCCTCGCCTGTCACGTGATGGCCGTCGATGAGCGGCAGCTCGCGGGCGGTGGTCACGTGCAACACGTGCAACCGCCCGCCGCACTCGCGTGCCAGCTCGGTTATGCGCCTGGTGCTCTCGTAGCAGGCTTCGGCACTGCGTATTTTCTCGTGAAAACTCAGTGGCAGGTCCTGCCCGTATTGCGACACATAGTGCTTGCGGTTGGCATTGATGATGCTTTCGTCCTCGCTATGGACTGCAATTATTGTGCCAAGGTCGCTCAGCAGTCGCCTTGCAACTTCGGGGTCGCTGAGCAGCATGCCGCCTGTCGACGTGCCCAGAAAGGCTTTCACGCCGCACACCTGTGTGTAGTCGACTTGCTCGAGCGTGTCGAGATTGGTGTTGGTGGCCCCGATATAGAAGCTGTAGTTGGCTGGCGATACTTGGGCGGCCTTGGCATATTTTGCCTCGAGCCTGTCGATGGTGGTGGTGGGCGGCGTGTTGTTGGGCATGTCCATGTAGCTGGTCACACCGCCGGCCACGGCAGCACGGCTCTCGCTGGCAATGTCGGCCTTGTGGGTCATGCCTGGCTCGCGGAAGTGCACGTGGTCGTCGATCACGCCAGGCATGATGTAGGCTCCTTTCACGTTGATGCACTCATAGGCGTGTTCCATCACGTCGCGGCCCGGATCGCCAGCCTCCACTTGGGCGATGACGTCGTCGTTGAGCACGACATAGCCATGGTAAACGCGCCCTTCGTTTACCACTGTGCCGTTGTAAATAAGTCTTAGCATAGCCTGTATTTGTTGGGAGAAAAATGTGCTCGTGTGTGATTGCGCCCGTGGCTGGCGCCCATCGCGGCGCAGCGGCGGCCTCAAGAGCTGTGGCTGCTGCCCGAAGCGGTGCTTGCCGTCTTTCTTGTGAACTTGTGTTTCCTGTCGAAGGTACTGCTCCACTTGAGCTTGATCACGCCAAACATGGCCTCGCCAAAGATGCTGCTGTTCATCTTGCTGGTGCCCAGCACGCGGTTGACAAACACGATGGGCACCTCTACAATCTTGAAGCCCATCTTGTAGGCGGTGTATTTCATCTCGATTTGGAAGGCATAGCCTTTAAACTCTATCTTGTCGAGGTCAATGCTCTCCAGCACCTGTCGCCGGTAGCACACAAAGCCGGCTGTGGTGTCGTGCACGTGCATGCCGGTGATGATGCGCACATACTTTGAGGCAAAGTAGCTCATGAGTATGCGCCCCATGGGCCAGTTCACTACGTTCACACCGTTGATGTAGCGCGAGCCCACAGCCACGTCGGCCCCGCCTGTGGCGCAAGCTGCCTGCAGTGGTATCAAGTCTTGAGGGCGGTGAGAGAAATCGGCGTCCATCTCGATGATGTACTGGTAGTCGTGCTCAAGTGCCCACTTGAACCCTGCAATGTAGGCTGTGCCCAGCCCCAACTTGCCGGTGCGCTTGATGATGTGCAGGCGGTCGGGAAATTCAGTCTTAATCAAGTCGTCGACTATGGCCCCCGTGCCATCGGGGCTGTTGTCGTCGATGACCAGGGCGTCAAATTGGTGCTCTTTCATCCCCAGCACCACATGCAGGATGCTGGCGATGTTCTCCTTTTCATTATAGGTGGGAATGATGATTAAGCTGTCTGATTCCATTGATTTCTATAGAAATGTTGGGCTGCAAGTGCCGTTTTTGTTTCACAAAAATAGTAATAATTTTCCCAAAGCGGGAAAATCATCGCGCTTTTTTCTGTTAATTCGTCTTTATTGCAGCGTTTCTTGCAACAGGGCTTTTCATGGAGCCCGCTCTCTATAGGCCTGCTTAGTAGTACATCTCGGTCTCGGGCACCGAGGTCACGCCCGGGGTGTTGCCTTGGGCAATCTCCTTGTCGATTTTCTCATACACCGAGTTCATGCTCTTGAACTCGGGCACAAATTCCTTCATGGCCATGATCATGTCGTGGGTGTTGCCCTGGCTGGCATAGCCTATGATGTTCTGTATGTTGTTGAGCACTGTCTTGAAGTCGTAGGTGCGCACCTTGGCTATCATGATTTTCTCGTTGTCGGTCTTGATGGTCTTCTCCTTGTCGTTGAGCAGCTCCTCATAGAGTTTCTCGCCAGGGCGCAGGCCTATCTCCTCGATTTTGATGTCGATGCCTGGCTTGAGCCCTGCCAGCGAGATCATGCGGGTGGCCAGGTCATATATCTTCACCGGTTTGCCCATGTCGAAGATGTAGATTTCTCCGCCGTGGCCCATGCAGCCGGCGTCGAGCACGAGCGAGCAGGCCTCGGGTATGGTCATGAAGTAGCGTATGATGTGCTTGTCGGTCACCGTCACAGGCCCGCCCTCGGCAATCTGCTTGCGGAAGAGCGGTATCACCGAGCCATTGGAGCCGAGCACGTTGCCAAAGCGGGTGGTGATGAACTGGGTGTTCTTGCCC
This window contains:
- a CDS encoding dihydroorotase — its product is MLRLIYNGTVVNEGRVYHGYVVLNDDVIAQVEAGDPGRDVMEHAYECINVKGAYIMPGVIDDHVHFREPGMTHKADIASESRAAVAGGVTSYMDMPNNTPPTTTIDRLEAKYAKAAQVSPANYSFYIGATNTNLDTLEQVDYTQVCGVKAFLGTSTGGMLLSDPEVARRLLSDLGTIIAVHSEDESIINANRKHYVSQYGQDLPLSFHEKIRSAEACYESTRRITELARECGGRLHVLHVTTARELPLIDGHHVTGEATVAHLLFSDDDYARLGNRIKCNPAVKTAADREALRQAVIEGRLQVIGTDHAPHLPAEKQGGCLKAASGMPMVQFSLVAMLTLFRPELVVARMCHGPASLYHIEGRGYLRRGCKADLAIVAPEPWTITDESVISKCHWTPLNGMQVQHRVKMTIVNGQVAYADGKVNEHCRGQRLQFNR
- a CDS encoding polyprenol monophosphomannose synthase — its product is MESDSLIIIPTYNEKENIASILHVVLGMKEHQFDALVIDDNSPDGTGAIVDDLIKTEFPDRLHIIKRTGKLGLGTAYIAGFKWALEHDYQYIIEMDADFSHRPQDLIPLQAACATGGADVAVGSRYINGVNVVNWPMGRILMSYFASKYVRIITGMHVHDTTAGFVCYRRQVLESIDLDKIEFKGYAFQIEMKYTAYKMGFKIVEVPIVFVNRVLGTSKMNSSIFGEAMFGVIKLKWSSTFDRKHKFTRKTASTASGSSHSS